The segment AGTTTAGTTTTGGGGGTGGAAAACAATATTTCAGACCTTTAGCTAGTAAAGATTTAGCATATTGAGacacatttatatttgcataattaAACACCACCTTATTTGGATCCAAAGTTTCCCTATTTTTGTTCCAACCTAACTGAAATTTCTTTTCATGAACCCTTTCGACAGTTTTCAAAGATTGTGAGTTGCAAAATTCGGTGCAACATCTCAGATGGTTGAAATCGAAGTATGAGgtgttttgttttaattcattttccAGTTGGTTGACTTTGTACTTATAATTTTTAGATTCTATAGTTTTAACTTTGATTTCAACTTCTAAGAGTTTGGTTTGAAAAGATTTACAAGTTCTATTATCaattctatatattttccataatttaGGCCTTAGAAAATTTGGGATAAGTCTATGTTTTTGACATTCTTTTTAAAAAACTAAATCAAGAACTTTGTTTTCTTTGAAGGTAAATTTCTGGTAATTTCTATAAATTTTTAACACTTGATCGCCATACCTTTTTCTTATAGTAAGTTGTCGTGGAACTTCCAGCTGGGAAGTTCGATTATCTTGATATATAGTGTAAAGTCTTGATACTAGTGATTCGTATCTCCTCTTCATGgtttataaatactattagtgatatgatttatcttaactgttttgtaaatattttgtaaactgaaggataatgttccctatatcctttacagttattttcttgtcatcactgaagatgggtgttgaacactcgaaacgtatgattttgatgttggaagaactgtttttgttcaatgaagataccagttttgttggattaaagaagaaagaaaatgcttgtttttctattaacactggtcgtgaagttcattatacacacacacacacacacacacacacacacacacacacacacacacacatatatatatatatatatatatatatatatatatatatatatatatatatatataagcactgcGCTGTCGTCTCTACATTAGATTTGGTTCTAATGTACATCAGTTATCAGATTTTAATTTGTGTGATGTAGTGCAATTTCTGAAAATTTCAAGCAAAACTGACCTATATTTATTTGCTATCTAAATAAACCATTGATTAGGTGGTGGCGTTTAtgattgtttacttatttgtgttttatttttttcaaatatctaacTCAATAAATGCTTCTGCAATGTAGATTGATACTATCATATTATTCAAACACCTTACTACTCAGGCAGGGATCGTATTGCTTCATTAGAGAACAAAATAAGGAACAATCTCCACGCGTGTCGGTGCACCCGCGCTCAGAACAATCATCTGAAGACTGTGGCCCTTACTCTCTCATTAAAGTCTAAGGGAAATAAAAACACGCTGCTTTTGTCCAACGTGTATTTACATGCGGCTAATCAAAAAGTCTCGCTGCTGTATCATATGATGGCTATTAAGATAAAATTCAACCCAAACAATCTTGTAAATCAGTTTCATAGATGATGTATGAAAAAATGGTTCTAACTCGGCAAATGAATGTACTGTACATCTGCCTATCAaactatgcgtgtgcgtgtacacatatatagatacagcatacatgcatgagtgtgtgtgtgtgtgtgtgtgtgtgtgtgtgtgtgtgtgtgtgtgtgtgtgtgtgtgtgtgtgtgtgtgtgtgtgtgtgtgcgcgcgcatacatacatgcatatatacatacatataaggatatacaaactcacatatataaatatgaatataaacatttatctatacatacatatatataaacatacatatataatatatatatatatttatatatatatatatatatatatatatatatatatatatatagagagagagagagagagagagagagagagagagagagagagagagagagattctgcgTGTACGTTTAATGTACAGAAAAATTAGTGCCAGCCTGTCTGGAAACATTGGTGCTAGCCTGTCCAGAAACATTGCCAGCTTATCAGAAACGTCAAACATATTGCCGCCGGCCTGTCCAAAGATATTAGCCCAAGTCTGTCTGTTAGTGTTGGTAATACCCTCTCCAAAATCATTGGTGCCAGCCTCTCCACAACCATTACTGTCAGCCTGTCCACAAACATTACTGCCAAGCTGTCCCCAAACATTAGTGCCCGCCTCTCCACAAACATTGGTATAAGCCTGTCCAAAAACATTGgtgccagcctgtccacaaacaTTAGTGCCAGCATGTCAACAAACATTAGTGTCAGCCTGTCCAGAACATTAGTGCCAGCCTGTCCAGAAACACTGGTGCCAGCCTCTCCACAAACATTAGTACCACACTGTTCACAAAATTAGTGCCAGCTTACATTGTTGTAAGCCTGTCCAGAAACACTGATGCCAGCCTGTCCACAACCATTAGTGCTAGCCTGTCCAAAAACATTAATACCCCCAAGACAACTACCTTCTGACCTCTGTACTCACCATAGCCCAGAGAATCCTAGATCAGGGTAgaagaataatcataaactgggtcccaagccacataggcatccaaGGGAATGggcttgctgacagactagccgaaaagggcatgGGGCATTTCCCCAACCTCCATGATCATTAACCCAAGCAGCAAGGGAAACCCAACATCCATGAGGGTCACTGACGATGCTTTACTCTAAGCAAAGACAGTTGCAATCATGGGAGCTCCAGACCACATGTCCCTAAGGAAAGGACACGTTATCATACATACAGACTCTAGATCAGCCATTGATTGTGCACAACACAGCATGTCCACCTACATCCTGACCACTGTCCTCACCATAGCACTGAGGATCCTTGCTCAGGAGAAATCATAAATTGACTCCCAGGCCACATAGACATTACTGACAGACTAGCCGAACAGGGGAGGGCATGCCCGCAAATTCCATGAAAGTCAACACTATCAAAAATGTATTGAGCCACAAGTCCTACGCTGGGGTGCTTGCTCTTCTCTGACAGATACACAAACTCGCCTTAAGCCAGATGGTACTTAGACGCCACAGGCCACTGGCActtcctcaaaaaataaatagaggtgCCGAAGTCTCACTGCACTGACCAAGACTAGGTAACCACTATACATGGCAAATTATTGATGCAATTGACGTGGTCGACAGGGATCCAAGTATTGCGGCAAGTCAAACGCCACACAATTTTGTGAGCACACACAATTTTTGAGACAGGATCCTCCCACCACAGAAGCAGGATTGGTAAAAGGATTATGCCTTATGCTTTCGCCGTGGCGACTGGAGCACCTAGCAATCCAGCCTTCACACTAAAAATTCAGTTATAAGAAAACAATTGAAAGAAATAGCTGCCCTACCCCCAGGCAATGAGAAAAGGCCCGGGCCAAGCTGGACTTCGCACATCTAACCAATCTGAATTGAACTAAGATATTTGAAGTTTGGGGGCTAGGTTACTAATTTCATTCAGTTTCATGAAAAAGTATTATAAAATGAAGATTATTTGCTTGTTTGAACCgaaacaaatatttctttttgCCTATGGATAATATACAAAATTAAACAGGATCAAACGAAGAGTATGTGCACTTTTACTTTTTCATATCGTCCTCTTCATTGATTAGAAAATACATCTTATCTGTAAAAAGATAACGAAGTCATCCAATGTATATTCTGGGACAAAAgaatttacttgtatatatatatatatatatatatatatatatatatatatatatatacatatatatacatatatatacatatatatatatagatatatatacatatatatatacatatatatacatatatatatatatatatatatatatatattcatatatatatatatatacatatacatatacatatatatacatatatatatatatatatatatatatatgtatatatatatatatatatatatatatatgtatatatatatatatatatatatatatatatatatatatatatatatatatatatatatatatgaatagaaaaacacaataccgtgtagatactatggtagaaaaacccacaatgcacaaactttcctcaataaatctagtttgtgcattgtgctttcttttaccatatatatatatatatatatatatatatatatatatatatatatatatatatatatatatatacatataaatgtatatcatatatatatatatatatatatatatatatatatatatattcatacacaaacatatttatataaatgtatatatatatatatatacatatatatatatatatatatatatatatatatatatatataatgtatatatatatatatatgtgtgtgtgtgtgtgtgtatatatatatatatatatatatatatatatatatatatatatatatatatatatatatatatatggctaactTCTATGCACTACTCAGCCTGTGGGTTTAATTTTCATCCTACAATACTCAGGGTACTGAAAGATATACGCAGTAACTGATGCTTTTTGGTTATATCCTTGTGAATTTGCCAATGAGGTGGTCCATTTATGACATGAGAGAAACTGATGAATAAccaatagatatagaaatgtaaTGACAGAGGCGCTTGGAAGTGGGCGTGAGTTGCCAATACTCCCATTCCGTCCTGGTTATAGTCCCGCACCGGCCGAGGAACGGTACGGAACGGGCGAGGCGCGGGGGTGGTGTACAGTTGGTGAATGTGCTGCCCATATTCATACCACAgcgtgtgcatatacttacatatatgtatgtgtgtgtgtgtacatatctatgtttatgtatatgcgaaCCTTTATGAACAAGGAAGACTCGTGTAGCACAAATAGTTTTCAAAGTAGGAATTAGAAGTAATATTGCCAGGGCAACAAAATTTAGTGTATTAGTATATTTGTGTCTCTGTGAGAAATTTAAGTGAAATATTTTTGCggattttttattactgttgtttttttgtttttgttttttgtcatacAAAAAATGTATGCTTCGTTAATACTTTTGAATAGGTAGTTTTGTTATTCAGACATGACATCAAATTTGTAGTTTAGCATTCTTTCATATTTCAGCACTTTATGAGGCGCAAGAACTGACTGCTAATttgaaaggaaacaaataaagagCACTGCTGTCATTCATCGTTGCTCACAACAACAATATTGCTATAAAGATAATTTGATTAAAATTTCTTTCCAGATAATACTGGGAGGTAGGTAATAGTAAGAATATTACACTTTGAACTACTAGTCCGAGTAAATACACCCTAAACACCTTGGTAATCTCACGAGATGTGAGACTTTTGTCTGAAGAATCCTAGTTGCCTCAGGGCTTTAGAAGTACGTATTATCAGCGATTTCTTGTACCTCCAGATCGCTGTATCCTTGACCGTGTGCGCCTTGAATTCGCTCTCGCACACCTTGCGAAGCTCTCCAACACATTCTTGGCGGTAGTGCTGCAGATGAGCGTCTTCTGTGGGAATGTAGTAGGCGTGACAGCCTTTTCCCAaacaggagaagggaaagtgattGTGGAGCGTAAAGACACTCTGGGTGTCGTGGAAGCACTTGGCGTAAGCACCTGGTTTGGTGTAGTTCCTGGCTCGGTACACGTGCTGCAACATGTGCATGTATTGGGGTATATCCTTATAGAAGCCATGTTTCTCTTGCATGGAGTCCAGGAAGTACACATTGCGCACAGCGAAGGAGGTACATGGTTTCTTGTTCGCCTTGAAAGCGTTTTTGACTAGGACTTTCATCAGTGTTCTCCAAGACGATGTATTCTTTGGGATGATAATCTCGTCTATATCTAAGAGAACCACGTACTTGTAGCTGTAGATGTTCCTGTAGAGACAATCGTTGTAAGGGACGAGTTCATTGAGCCGTTTGTAACCACCCTTCTCCTTAAGGTACTTGTGTGTTAGTCCAGGAATGTTTGGCTGGTCTCCGGGCAAGGTGAGTTTAGTCAAATCCACAAAACCGGTTTTCTGGTAGTATGTTAAAACTTTGGCCGTGTTCGGATGCACATGCAGGTCATACAGGAACACCTTATCAGCTCCTAGGAGGTAGAGCATCTCCAGCCATTCAACGAGGAGGATGCTCTTGTCTGCGTGATGAATGTCAAGGCCCTTAACGCACACAGCAAAGTCTTTGGTCTTACCTTCTGGTGGACGATTGTTAAGGACCCTGAGGTTTGTTGTGGATGTGTCACATGGCCGTTCTACGAGGGACACAGACTCTGGCACCTGATGTGCATAGTCAGATGGCACTTGGCATAATAACAAATAAGGTTGAAGCACGCCGTTTTTGtatttgccaaatgccttattcCAGATATATTTGTATTCCGACACCTTTGCGAACACTGGTTTGCTTGTTCCATTGAACCAAAGTTGGCAGGAAGTGTTGAGTTGAGGATCGACGCGGTTCAGCATCCCCAGGACACGCACTGCTGGTCGTTCTGCCAAGGTCCTGTTGTCATAATATGCATTGAATAGGTAGAAGGTCCCATTGGAAGTGTCGAACGTCTGCCACCGGCCGTTGTTGAAGCGGATCTGGTACAGAGATGGATACTTGGCACAGGTTTTATTCATGCCCATACCCTTGATTTTCTTGAGCCAATACCGAGAGGGCAAGTTGGGCACAGCCTCTTGGAGATCCTGGACCGTGTCTTGTTGTTTAGACCAATCGATCTCAAGGTCGAGGCTGAAGAAGTTGGAGTTCACGCTAGAGTTTGGAGGAAATTCCTTGAGATCGTGGTTGATTGGACGCAAAGCCACGGTTGACTTCGACGCCACAGTTGATTTCGACGGACTCCTTTGGAGACCAAGATTACCTAGCCCAAGAGTCGCACTGGAGTTAAAGCCAATATTCTCCTGTTTGCCATTAAAGTGCCCATACTTTAAGAGATTATGTCTTTCTATCTGCATCTGTCGATTCACCACGTTACTCTGCTGTCCTACAAACCTAGAAAACAGGAAATCGTGAATGAAAATCACATAAACGTGAACTAAGTACTAAATGACACGAAAGTGTTCATCATAATGTGAAAATTTATGAATTAAGGAACTATGGATATTTTTAGTTTGAAATAACACAGCAATTTAgaacatctctttatctattaatatgtgtatgaaaatgtgtgtgtgtgtgtgctcacgtgtaatatatatatttgttctgtaATTTCggtaatgtatgtatttctaccgaagatatatttgaaaccgctcaaatacatctcttgttaagtggagatattcattctagtttatatatatatatatatatatatatatatatatatatatatatatatatatatatatatatatatatatgtatatatatatatataaatatatatatatatatatatatatatatatatatgtatatatatgtatgtatgtatgtatgtatacatatatatatatatatatatatatatatatatatatatatatatatatatatatatatgtatatatatatatatatatgtatatgtatatatataaatatatatatacatacatatatatatacatacatatacatacatatatatatatatatatacatacatatacatacatatatgtaaatacatatacatacatatatatatatatatatatatatatatgtatgtatgtatgtatatgtatatatatggaataaatatatatgtatatgtatatatataaatatatatgtatatgtatatatgtatatatatatatatatatatatatatatttatatatacatgtatatatgcatgtatacatacatatgtatatatatatatatttatatatatatatatatatatatatatatatatatatatttatatatatatatttatataaatatattatatatatatatatatatatatatatatatatatatatatatacatgaatatatatatgtatatatatatatatatatatatatatatatatatatatatatatatatacatatatatatatgtatatatatgtatatatatatatatacacatatacacacacatatatatatatatatatatatatatatatatatacatacatatacatacatatatatatacatatatatatatatatatatatatatatatatatatatatatgtatgtatgtatggatatgtatatatatatatatatatatatatatatatatatatatatatatatatatatatatatatatatatatatatatctatttatttatctatatgtatatatatatatatatatatatatatatatatatatatatatatatatatatatatatatatatatatatttatatatatatatatatatatatatatatatatatatatatatatatatatatgtgtgtgtgtgtttatttatatatatatatatatatatatatatatatatatatatatatgtatatatatatatatttatatatatatttatttatttatttatatatattttttttaatatatatatatatatatatatatatatatatatatatatatatatatatatatatatatatatatatatatatatatatatatatatatatatatatatatatatatatatatatatatatatatatatatatatatatatatatatatatatatatatatatatatatatatgtatatgtatatatatatatatatatatatatatatatatatatatatatatatatatatatgtatatgtatatgtatatatatatatatatatatttatatatataaatattatatatatatatgtatatatatgtatatatatatatatatatatatatatatatatatatatatatatatatatatatatatagagaaagagagaaagagagagagagagagagagagagagagagagagggggggggggggagtgagagagagataatatacataatatatatatatatatatatatatatatatatatatatatatatatatatatatatatatgtgtgtgtgtgtgtgtgtgtgtgtgtgtgtgtgtgtgtgtgtgtgtgtgtgtgtgtgtgtgtgtatatatatatatatatatatatatatatatatatatatatatatatatatatatatatatatatatatatatatatatatatatatatatatatatatatatatatatatatatatatatatatatatatatatatatatatatatatatatatatatatatatatatatatatatatatatatatatatatatatatatatatatatatatatatatatatatatatatatatatatatatatgtatatatatatatatatatgtatatatatatatatataatatatatatatattatgtacatatttacatatatatatatatatgtatatatatgtatgtatttatatatataaatatatatatatttatgtatgtatatgtatacatatatatatatatatatatatatatatatatatatatatatatatatatatatatgtatgtatgtatgtatacatatatatacatatatgaatatatatatgtatgtatgtatgcatgtatacatatatatatacatatatatattatatatatatatatatatttatatatgtatgtatatatatatatatatatatatatatatatatatatatatatatatatatatatatatatatatatatatatatatatatatatatgtatgtatatatatatatatatatatatatatatatatatatatatatatatatatatatatatatatatatacatacatatatatatatatatatatatatatatatatatatatgtatgtatatctatatatatatatatatatatatatatatatacatatatgtatatatatgtatatgtatatgtatatgtatatgtatatgtatatgtatatgtatatatatatgtatatgtatatgtatatgtatatatatgtatatataaatgtatatatatatgtatatatatatatatatatatatatatttatatatgtatatatatatatatttatttatatatatatttatatatatatatatatatatatatatatatatatatatatatatatatatatatatatatatatatatatatatatatatatatatatatatatatatatatatatatatatatatatatatatatatatatatatatatatatatatatatatatatatatatatatatatatatatatatatatatatatatatatttatatatatatatatatatatatttatatatatatatatatgtatttaaatatatatataaatatttaaatatatatacatatatatttatataaatatatatatttatgtatatatatatatatatatatatatttatatatatatatatatatatatatatatatatatatatatatatatatatatatatatatatatatatatatatatatatatatatatatatatatatatatatatatatatatatatatatatatatatatatatatatatatatatatatatatatatatatatatatatatgtatatgtatatgtatatatatataaatatatatatatatatatatgtatatatatatatatatatatatatatatatatatatatatatatagagagagagagagagagagagagagagagagagagagagagagagagagagagagagagacagagagagagagagagagagagagagagataatatacataatatatatatatatatatatattgatatatatatatatatatatatatatatatatatatatatatatatatatatatatatatatatatatatatatatatatatatatatatatatataaatatatcaatatatacacatatatatatgtatatatatatctatatatatat is part of the Penaeus vannamei isolate JL-2024 chromosome 19, ASM4276789v1, whole genome shotgun sequence genome and harbors:
- the LOC113821006 gene encoding uncharacterized protein, coding for MIRLPCLRRVGLPSKLRRNLESALLWLLLLHVVVTFVGQQSNVVNRQMQIERHNLLKYGHFNGKQENIGFNSSATLGLGNLGLQRSPSKSTVASKSTVALRPINHDLKEFPPNSSVNSNFFSLDLEIDWSKQQDTVQDLQEAVPNLPSRYWLKKIKGMGMNKTCAKYPSLYQIRFNNGRWQTFDTSNGTFYLFNAYYDNRTLAERPAVRVLGMLNRVDPQLNTSCQLWFNGTSKPVFAKVSEYKYIWNKAFGKYKNGVLQPYLLLCQVPSDYAHQVPESVSLVERPCDTSTTNLRVLNNRPPEGKTKDFAVCVKGLDIHHADKSILLVEWLEMLYLLGADKVFLYDLHVHPNTAKVLTYYQKTGFVDLTKLTLPGDQPNIPGLTHKYLKEKGGYKRLNELVPYNDCLYRNIYSYKYVVLLDIDEIIIPKNTSSWRTLMKVLVKNAFKANKKPCTSFAVRNVYFLDSMQEKHGFYKDIPQYMHMLQHVYRARNYTKPGAYAKCFHDTQSVFTLHNHFPFSCLGKGCHAYYIPTEDAHLQHYRQECVGELRKVCESEFKAHTVKDTAIWRYKKSLIIRTSKALRQLGFFRQKSHIS